The Streptococcus toyakuensis genome has a window encoding:
- a CDS encoding MBL fold metallo-hydrolase, with amino-acid sequence MSETGFKYSILASGSSGNSFYLETPKKKLLVDAGLSGKKITSLLAEINRKPEDLDAILITHEHSDHIHGVGVLARKYGMDLYANEKTWQAMENSKYLGKVDASQKHIFEMGKTKTFGDIDIESFGVSHDAVAPQFYRFMKDDKSFVLLTDTGYVSDRMAGIVENADGYLIESNHDVEILRAGSYAWRLKQRILSDLGHLSNEDGAEAMIRTLGNRTKKIYLGHLSKENNIKELAHMTMVNQLAQADLGVGIDFKVYDTSPDTATPLTDI; translated from the coding sequence ATGAGTGAAACAGGCTTTAAATACAGTATTTTAGCGTCGGGTTCCAGTGGAAATTCCTTTTATCTGGAAACCCCAAAAAAGAAACTTTTAGTGGATGCAGGCTTGTCGGGCAAGAAAATTACCAGCTTACTTGCTGAAATAAATCGCAAACCAGAGGACTTGGATGCCATCTTGATTACGCATGAGCATTCTGACCATATTCATGGAGTGGGTGTTTTGGCTCGCAAGTATGGTATGGATTTGTACGCCAATGAAAAGACCTGGCAGGCTATGGAAAATAGCAAGTATCTTGGCAAGGTGGATGCCTCGCAAAAGCATATTTTTGAAATGGGCAAAACCAAAACATTTGGAGATATTGATATTGAGAGTTTTGGTGTTAGCCATGATGCGGTCGCACCGCAGTTCTATCGCTTTATGAAGGATGACAAGAGTTTTGTCCTTTTGACAGATACAGGTTATGTTAGTGACCGTATGGCAGGAATTGTCGAGAATGCAGATGGCTATCTTATCGAGTCCAACCATGATGTAGAGATTTTGCGAGCAGGTTCTTACGCTTGGCGACTCAAACAACGAATCCTATCGGATCTGGGTCACCTTTCTAACGAGGACGGTGCTGAAGCTATGATTCGGACGCTAGGAAATCGCACTAAGAAAATCTATCTTGGTCACTTGTCTAAGGAAAACAATATCAAGGAACTGGCTCACATGACCATGGTCAATCAGCTGGCGCAAGCTGATTTGGGAGTTGGAATAGACTTTAAAGTATATGATACTTCACCAGATACAGCAACACCATTGACAGATATATAG
- the mutY gene encoding A/G-specific adenine glycosylase, translating into MLDLKEYGIVMWPEEKIISFREKLLAWYDENKRDLPWRRSKNPYHIWVSEIMLQQTRVDTVIPYYERFLDWFPTVESLATAPEERLLKAWEGLGYYSRVRNMQAAAQQIMTDVGGQFPNTYEGISSLKGIGPYTAGAISSIAFNLPEPAVDGNVMRVLARLFEVNHDIGISSNRKIFQAMMEILIDPERPGDFNQALMDLGSDIEAPVNPRPEESPVKDFSAAYQNGTMDRYPIKTPKKKPVPIYLKALVVKNTQGQFLLEKNESEKLLAGFWHFPLIEVDNFSQEEQFDLFHQVAEESVNFGPSPEESFQQDYDLDVDWLDVCFETVKHVFSHRKWHVQIVAGQVSDYYDFSDREVRWLSPEEFKDVPLAKPQQKIWQSYAQANLDSSKD; encoded by the coding sequence ATGTTAGATTTGAAAGAATACGGTATCGTCATGTGGCCGGAGGAGAAGATCATTTCTTTCCGTGAGAAACTTCTTGCCTGGTATGATGAAAACAAAAGAGATTTACCTTGGAGGAGAAGTAAAAATCCTTATCATATCTGGGTGTCTGAAATTATGCTCCAGCAAACCAGGGTGGATACGGTTATTCCTTATTATGAACGATTCTTGGACTGGTTTCCAACAGTGGAAAGTTTGGCAACTGCCCCTGAAGAGCGTTTGTTAAAGGCTTGGGAAGGTTTGGGTTATTATTCTCGAGTTCGTAATATGCAGGCTGCAGCCCAGCAGATTATGACTGACGTTGGTGGTCAATTTCCAAATACCTATGAAGGAATTTCCAGCTTGAAAGGGATTGGTCCTTATACAGCAGGAGCCATTTCCAGTATTGCTTTTAACTTGCCTGAGCCAGCTGTAGATGGTAATGTCATGCGTGTTTTGGCGCGTCTATTTGAAGTCAACCACGATATTGGGATTTCAAGTAATCGAAAAATTTTTCAGGCAATGATGGAAATCCTGATTGACCCAGAAAGACCTGGTGACTTTAATCAAGCTTTGATGGACTTAGGCTCAGATATTGAGGCGCCAGTAAATCCCAGACCAGAAGAAAGCCCAGTTAAGGACTTTAGTGCGGCATATCAGAATGGTACAATGGACCGTTATCCAATCAAGACTCCCAAGAAAAAGCCTGTTCCAATTTATCTTAAAGCCTTGGTGGTCAAAAATACTCAAGGACAGTTTTTACTTGAAAAAAATGAAAGTGAAAAGCTATTGGCAGGTTTTTGGCATTTCCCCTTGATAGAAGTTGATAACTTTTCGCAAGAAGAGCAGTTTGACCTCTTTCATCAGGTTGCAGAAGAAAGTGTGAATTTTGGCCCCAGTCCAGAGGAGAGTTTTCAGCAGGACTATGACTTAGATGTTGATTGGCTTGATGTTTGTTTTGAGACTGTCAAGCATGTCTTTAGTCATCGCAAGTGGCATGTTCAAATTGTAGCAGGCCAGGTAAGTGACTACTATGACTTTTCAGATAGGGAAGTTCGCTGGCTTTCACCAGAAGAGTTTAAGGATGTTCCACTTGCTAAACCCCAACAAAAAATCTGGCAGTCTTATGCACAAGCCAACTTAGACAGTAGCAAAGACTAG
- the relB gene encoding type II toxin-antitoxin system RelB family antitoxin, which translates to MTTITLKVSEADKTFMKAMAKFEGVSLSELIRTKTLEALEDEYDARVADLAYQEYLEDLEKGVEPITWEEMMHDLGLEDE; encoded by the coding sequence ATGACTACTATTACATTAAAAGTTTCTGAAGCTGATAAAACATTTATGAAAGCAATGGCTAAGTTTGAAGGAGTTTCCCTGTCGGAACTTATCCGCACCAAAACTCTTGAAGCTCTAGAAGATGAATACGATGCTCGTGTGGCAGATTTAGCCTATCAAGAGTATTTAGAAGACTTGGAAAAAGGAGTTGAACCCATTACTTGGGAAGAAATGATGCATGATTTAGGCTTGGAGGATGAATAA
- the vicK gene encoding cell wall metabolism sensor histidine kinase VicK, which produces MIELIRKNILTSDFIFILILLGFILIVTLLLLENRRDNIRLKQINQKVKDLIAGDYSQVLDMQGSSEITNITNNLNDLSEVIRLTQENLEQESKRLHSILSYMTDGVLATNRRGKITMINDMAKKQLGVQKEEVLNKSILELLKIEDEYELRDLITQIPELMIDSQDDNGEYLSLRVRFALVRRESGFISGLVAVLHDTTEQEKEERERRLFVSNVSHELRTPLTSVKSYLEALDEGALSEPVAPDFIKVSLDETNRMMRMVTDLLHLSRIDNATSHLDVELINFTAFITFILNRFDKMRGPDEEKKYELVRDYPITSVWIEIDTDKMTQVIDNILNNAIKYSPDGGKIKVTMKTTDDQMILSISDQGLGIPKQDLPRIFDRFYRVDRARSRAQGGTGLGLSIAKEIIKQHNGFIWAKSEYGKGSTFTIVLPYDKDAVKEEVWEDEIEDQNE; this is translated from the coding sequence ATGATTGAATTGATTAGAAAAAATATTCTTACTAGTGATTTTATCTTCATTTTAATTTTATTGGGTTTTATCTTGATTGTTACCTTGCTTTTGCTAGAAAATCGGCGAGATAATATTCGGTTGAAGCAAATTAATCAAAAAGTCAAAGATTTGATTGCAGGAGATTATTCTCAGGTATTGGATATGCAGGGAAGCTCTGAAATCACTAATATTACCAATAATCTCAATGATTTATCAGAAGTAATCCGTTTGACTCAAGAAAATCTGGAACAAGAGAGTAAACGATTACATAGTATCCTGTCTTACATGACGGATGGAGTCCTTGCGACCAATCGTCGTGGCAAGATTACTATGATTAATGACATGGCTAAGAAACAGCTAGGTGTTCAGAAAGAAGAGGTTCTCAATAAAAGTATTCTAGAATTGCTTAAGATTGAAGATGAGTATGAACTTCGTGATTTGATTACGCAGATTCCTGAACTCATGATTGATTCTCAGGATGACAATGGTGAATATCTGAGCCTTCGTGTACGCTTTGCCTTGGTCCGTCGAGAATCTGGCTTTATCTCAGGTCTGGTTGCCGTTCTGCATGATACAACGGAGCAAGAGAAGGAAGAGCGCGAACGGAGACTCTTTGTTTCTAACGTTAGTCATGAGTTACGGACTCCACTGACTAGTGTAAAATCCTATCTTGAAGCTTTGGATGAGGGAGCCTTGTCAGAACCTGTTGCACCAGACTTTATTAAGGTATCTCTAGACGAAACCAATCGTATGATGCGCATGGTAACTGACCTCCTCCATCTCTCTCGAATTGACAATGCGACCAGTCATCTGGATGTGGAACTGATTAACTTCACTGCCTTTATTACCTTTATTCTTAACCGTTTTGATAAGATGAGGGGACCAGACGAAGAGAAGAAATATGAATTGGTTAGAGATTATCCGATTACCTCTGTCTGGATTGAAATTGATACAGACAAGATGACGCAGGTGATTGATAATATTCTCAACAATGCCATCAAGTATTCACCAGATGGTGGTAAAATTAAAGTGACAATGAAGACAACTGATGATCAGATGATTTTATCTATCTCAGACCAAGGCTTGGGTATTCCTAAGCAGGATTTACCACGTATCTTTGACCGTTTTTATCGTGTGGATCGTGCTAGAAGTCGTGCCCAAGGTGGAACAGGTCTGGGACTGTCTATTGCTAAGGAAATTATCAAACAGCATAATGGCTTTATTTGGGCCAAGAGTGAATACGGTAAGGGATCAACTTTCACAATTGTGCTCCCTTATGATAAGGATGCAGTGAAGGAAGAAGTATGGGAGGACGAAATAGAAGACCAGAATGAGTGA
- a CDS encoding type II toxin-antitoxin system RelE family toxin → MYKLVPTRRFIKQLKKLDRYTQKLITNYLQTNVLEDPRRHGKALVGNRVGQWRYRIGNYRVIVQIVDDEVVIATLEVGHRRDIY, encoded by the coding sequence TTGTATAAATTAGTTCCAACAAGACGTTTCATCAAGCAATTGAAAAAATTGGATCGTTATACGCAGAAGCTAATTACAAACTATTTACAAACCAATGTTTTGGAAGACCCGAGACGACACGGAAAGGCTTTGGTTGGTAATCGCGTTGGTCAATGGCGCTATAGAATTGGTAATTATCGAGTTATCGTACAAATTGTAGATGATGAAGTAGTCATTGCTACTTTAGAAGTTGGTCATCGGAGAGATATTTATTGA
- a CDS encoding potassium channel family protein, translating to MKKKWFFADYYDTTIILLALISVILVLLGFAEMIDLDSPPYSIIDLQLWGVFVVDYGWRFFLSKEKWRFIIENIFDLLAILPLNAIFTVFRLGRIFRLARLTKLLKLTRLLRIVGLTGKLEKKVSKLLRTNGLIYILYVNIFIVLVGSSILSVVEEKSFSDSLWWALVTVTTVGYGDIVPISLFGKWLAVLLMLVGIGTIGMLTSALTNFFVKDNSDEQIKLDKLQDELSSQRMLLERQSEKIEELHRMIQDLLEKR from the coding sequence TTGAAGAAAAAATGGTTTTTTGCAGATTATTATGATACAACAATTATTTTACTTGCTTTAATCTCTGTTATTCTGGTATTACTTGGATTTGCTGAGATGATTGATTTAGACAGTCCTCCATACAGTATTATTGACTTACAACTTTGGGGTGTTTTTGTGGTAGATTATGGCTGGCGGTTCTTTTTAAGTAAAGAGAAATGGCGATTCATAATTGAAAATATCTTTGATCTGCTAGCTATCCTGCCTTTAAATGCTATTTTTACAGTGTTTCGATTAGGACGTATCTTTCGCCTAGCAAGGCTGACAAAATTACTGAAACTGACTCGTCTTTTAAGAATCGTTGGATTAACTGGCAAGCTGGAAAAGAAGGTAAGCAAACTCTTACGGACAAATGGCCTGATTTATATCTTGTATGTTAATATCTTTATTGTGCTAGTAGGAAGTTCAATTTTATCTGTAGTTGAAGAGAAATCCTTCTCAGATAGTCTTTGGTGGGCTCTTGTGACAGTAACTACTGTTGGTTATGGTGATATTGTTCCAATTTCACTTTTTGGGAAATGGCTAGCAGTTTTACTGATGCTTGTCGGTATTGGAACAATAGGAATGTTAACGAGTGCCTTGACGAACTTTTTTGTAAAAGATAATTCAGATGAACAGATAAAACTTGATAAACTCCAAGATGAATTGTCCAGTCAGAGAATGTTACTAGAGAGACAATCCGAGAAGATAGAAGAACTACATAGAATGATACAAGATTTGCTTGAAAAAAGGTAA
- the yycF gene encoding response regulator YycF, translated as MKKILIVDDEKPISDIIKFNMTKEGYEVVTAFNGREALEQFEAEQPDIIILDLMLPEIDGLEVAKTIRKTSSVPIIMLSAKDSEFDKVIGLELGADDYVTKPFSNRELQARVKALLRRTDLASVDNQESDENKTQPLQIGDLEIVPDAYVAKKYGEELDLTHREFELLYHLASHIGQVITREHLLETVWGYDYFGDVRTVDVTIRRLREKIEDTPSRPEYILTRRGVGYYMRNND; from the coding sequence ATGAAAAAAATATTAATTGTAGATGATGAAAAACCAATCTCGGATATTATCAAGTTTAATATGACCAAGGAAGGTTACGAGGTTGTAACTGCTTTTAACGGTCGTGAAGCGCTAGAACAATTTGAAGCAGAGCAACCAGATATTATTATTTTGGACTTGATGCTTCCAGAAATTGATGGCTTAGAAGTTGCGAAGACTATTCGGAAGACTAGTAGTGTGCCTATTATCATGCTGTCAGCTAAGGATAGCGAATTTGATAAGGTTATCGGTTTAGAGCTTGGGGCGGATGACTATGTGACAAAACCCTTCTCAAATCGTGAGTTGCAGGCGCGTGTTAAAGCTCTCCTTCGTCGCACGGACTTGGCTTCTGTAGATAATCAAGAATCAGATGAAAATAAAACTCAACCCTTGCAAATTGGGGACTTAGAGATTGTTCCAGATGCCTATGTTGCTAAGAAATACGGTGAAGAACTAGACTTAACTCACCGTGAATTTGAGCTTTTGTATCACTTGGCTTCTCATATCGGTCAAGTAATTACGCGTGAACACTTGCTTGAAACGGTCTGGGGTTATGATTATTTCGGAGATGTTCGAACAGTTGACGTAACTATCAGACGTTTGCGCGAGAAGATTGAAGATACACCTAGTCGTCCAGAGTATATCCTAACACGTCGTGGTGTTGGTTATTATATGAGAAATAATGATTGA
- the pta gene encoding phosphate acetyltransferase — translation MEVFESLKANLVGKNARIVLPEGEEPRILQATKRLVKETEVIPVLLGNPEKIKIYLEIEGIEDGYEVIDPQHYDKFEEMVAALVERRKGKMSEEDARKVLVEDVNYFGVMLVYLGLVDGMVSGAIHSTASTVRPALQIIKTRPNVTRTSGAFLMVRGTERYLFGDCAININPDAEALAEIAINSAITAKMFGIEPKIAMLSYSTKGSGFGESVDKVVEATKIAHDLRPDLEIDGELQFDAAFVPETAALKAPGSTVAGQANVFIFPGIEAGNIGYKMAERLGGFAAVGPVLQGLNKPVNDLSRGCNADDVYKLTLITAAQAVHQ, via the coding sequence ATGGAAGTTTTTGAAAGTCTCAAAGCCAACTTAGTTGGTAAAAATGCTCGTATCGTTCTCCCTGAAGGGGAAGAACCTCGTATTCTTCAAGCGACTAAACGCCTGGTAAAAGAAACAGAAGTGATTCCTGTTTTGCTTGGAAATCCTGAAAAAATTAAAATTTATCTTGAAATTGAAGGGATTGAGGACGGTTATGAAGTCATTGATCCTCAACACTACGATAAATTTGAAGAAATGGTTGCTGCCTTGGTAGAACGTCGCAAGGGCAAAATGTCTGAAGAAGATGCACGCAAGGTTTTGGTTGAAGATGTCAACTATTTTGGTGTTATGTTGGTTTACTTGGGCTTGGTTGATGGAATGGTGTCTGGAGCTATTCACTCAACAGCTTCAACAGTACGTCCAGCCCTGCAAATCATTAAAACTCGTCCAAATGTAACTCGTACTTCAGGTGCCTTCCTCATGGTTCGTGGTACGGAGCGTTACCTCTTTGGGGACTGTGCCATCAATATCAATCCAGACGCGGAAGCTTTGGCTGAAATTGCCATCAACTCAGCAATTACAGCTAAGATGTTTGGAATCGAGCCTAAAATTGCTATGCTAAGCTATTCTACTAAAGGTTCAGGATTTGGAGAAAGCGTTGATAAGGTTGTTGAGGCAACTAAAATTGCTCACGACTTGCGTCCTGACCTTGAAATCGATGGGGAATTGCAATTTGATGCAGCCTTCGTTCCAGAAACTGCAGCTCTGAAAGCTCCTGGAAGTACAGTAGCTGGTCAAGCAAATGTCTTCATCTTCCCAGGTATCGAGGCAGGAAATATCGGTTACAAGATGGCAGAACGCCTTGGTGGCTTTGCGGCTGTAGGACCTGTTTTGCAAGGTTTGAACAAGCCAGTTAACGACCTTTCTCGTGGATGTAATGCAGATGATGTTTACAAGTTGACCCTTATCACAGCAGCCCAAGCTGTTCATCAATAA